A region of Flavobacteriales bacterium DNA encodes the following proteins:
- a CDS encoding 3-deoxy-D-manno-octulosonic acid transferase gives MVQQALYDLMMRMYVLGIRLAYPFKEKARLWLQGRKNWAERLQQVMQDRGGPVIWIHAASLGEFEQGRPIIEALRKEFPHAQLVLSFFSPSGYTIRKDYDKVDLVTYLPLDTKQNAKRFIEILDPTIALFIKYEFWFNHLNELKRNQIPTILVSGRLHAKQGFFKPWGGFFKKGLEAFSHFFLQNEESARLLEEIGFTNYTVNGDTRFDRVMEMKNEERSLEKIERFCRDLPVIVVGSSWPYDEILMMEYINSHPERDFKVIFAPHEIDQKRISEFINKCRSPAIRYSEMEESSGNEKVLFVDSIGMLSYLYKYATVALIGGGFGAGIHNTLEAAVWSRPILFGPRYQMFKEAVDLVENGAAFSVETQKELNAMLNKLLFEDEELKESAGQQAWRYCAANQGASQEVISYVRETLPS, from the coding sequence ATGGTGCAGCAGGCCCTCTATGACCTGATGATGCGTATGTATGTGCTGGGAATCCGTCTCGCATATCCTTTCAAGGAAAAAGCACGACTCTGGTTACAAGGACGTAAGAATTGGGCCGAACGCCTTCAGCAGGTAATGCAGGATCGTGGAGGTCCGGTGATCTGGATCCATGCTGCCAGCTTGGGCGAATTCGAACAGGGGAGACCGATCATAGAAGCATTACGCAAGGAGTTTCCTCATGCCCAACTGGTCCTTTCCTTTTTTTCTCCCTCCGGATATACGATCAGGAAGGACTATGATAAAGTGGATCTGGTGACCTACTTGCCCCTCGATACAAAACAGAATGCCAAAAGATTCATCGAGATCCTCGATCCAACAATAGCCTTGTTCATCAAGTATGAATTCTGGTTCAATCACCTGAATGAACTTAAGCGCAATCAGATTCCGACCATACTGGTATCTGGAAGGTTGCATGCTAAACAGGGATTCTTCAAGCCTTGGGGAGGTTTTTTCAAGAAAGGACTTGAAGCCTTCAGTCATTTCTTTCTCCAGAATGAAGAGAGTGCTCGACTGTTGGAAGAGATCGGTTTCACCAACTACACGGTCAATGGAGATACGCGTTTCGACCGGGTGATGGAGATGAAGAATGAGGAACGATCTCTTGAGAAGATCGAACGCTTCTGTAGAGACCTTCCAGTGATCGTGGTGGGTAGCAGTTGGCCATATGATGAGATCCTGATGATGGAGTATATCAATAGCCATCCAGAGCGTGACTTCAAGGTGATCTTCGCCCCACATGAGATCGATCAGAAGCGGATCTCAGAATTCATCAATAAGTGCAGGTCACCGGCCATCCGATACTCTGAAATGGAAGAGTCTTCCGGAAATGAAAAGGTGCTTTTCGTAGATAGCATAGGTATGCTTTCATACCTATACAAGTACGCTACAGTCGCCTTGATAGGGGGAGGATTCGGTGCTGGAATCCATAATACGCTAGAAGCAGCCGTGTGGTCCAGGCCGATACTCTTCGGACCCAGATATCAGATGTTCAAAGAAGCAGTGGACCTAGTAGAGAATGGCGCGGCCTTCTCTGTAGAGACGCAGAAAGAACTGAACGCGATGCTGAACAAGCTTCTCTTTGAGGACGAAGAACTGAAAGAGTCGGCCGGCCAGCAGGCTTGGCGCTACTGCGCGGCCAATCAGGGTGCCAGTCAAGAAGTCATCTCCTACGTACGAGAAACACTCCCTAGTTGA
- a CDS encoding glycosyltransferase family 2 protein, with protein MSIPTDIELSVVILCYRSEESIIPFAQKTKELITSLSPQSEIVLVGNYWEGSGDRTQQVVEKIAAEDPMFKAICKPKEGMMGWDMRMGLEHASGRYICVIDGDGQFPIESIAHCFEIIKKGEFGLVKTYREQRNDGFYRRLISGGYNLLFKALFSSIRSKDVNSKPKMLTREAYQRLDLHSDDWFIDAEIMIQVGRHRIPFYEFPVVFEELEGRQSFVKIAAIFEFMKNLVAYRFREYGKRK; from the coding sequence GTGTCGATCCCAACAGACATCGAACTATCTGTGGTCATCCTCTGCTATCGTTCTGAGGAGTCCATCATCCCTTTTGCACAGAAGACCAAGGAACTCATCACTTCTCTCAGTCCACAGAGTGAGATCGTATTGGTGGGGAATTATTGGGAAGGTAGTGGAGATCGCACACAGCAGGTAGTAGAGAAGATTGCTGCTGAAGACCCCATGTTCAAGGCCATCTGCAAACCCAAAGAAGGCATGATGGGCTGGGATATGCGCATGGGACTGGAGCATGCATCAGGACGATATATCTGTGTGATAGACGGGGACGGGCAGTTTCCGATAGAGAGTATCGCCCACTGTTTCGAAATCATCAAGAAAGGGGAGTTCGGACTGGTCAAGACCTATCGCGAACAACGGAACGATGGTTTCTATCGCAGACTCATCAGCGGAGGCTATAACCTCCTCTTCAAAGCGCTATTCAGCAGCATACGGTCCAAAGATGTCAACAGCAAACCCAAAATGCTCACGCGTGAGGCCTATCAGCGCTTGGATCTGCACTCCGATGATTGGTTCATCGATGCAGAGATCATGATACAGGTAGGGCGTCATCGGATCCCCTTCTACGAGTTTCCAGTAGTCTTCGAAGAATTGGAAGGAAGGCAGAGTTTTGTCAAGATAGCCGCCATCTTCGAGTTCATGAAGAACCTGGTCGCTTATAGATTCAGAGAGTACGGCAAGCGTAAATGA
- a CDS encoding NAD(P)-dependent oxidoreductase, which produces MTDQRIFITGITSFLLRDLATRLRDRGNTCIGLSRQSISMEGIELIHGDLLQPDTWRDHLATCDMVIHGAAITHSHDENLYEQVNHLATRALVDACDPGQRFVFISSRVAGMHSGAYGVSKFRAEEYIRSHCPDHLILRPSEVFGGGKEEGIESLIRTVLQKRLVVYPGGVGTPLCPIHVKDLVDNMEEIILQESHPDYMMILRGPQCMGFKEIVQT; this is translated from the coding sequence ATGACAGACCAACGGATATTCATCACCGGTATCACATCATTCCTACTTCGCGATCTGGCAACTCGACTCCGAGACAGAGGGAATACCTGCATAGGACTTAGCAGACAGTCGATTTCCATGGAGGGGATAGAACTGATACACGGGGATCTATTGCAGCCAGATACATGGCGTGATCACTTGGCTACATGTGATATGGTCATTCATGGAGCGGCTATCACCCATTCTCACGATGAGAATCTCTACGAGCAGGTCAATCACCTCGCCACTCGTGCACTGGTCGATGCCTGTGATCCAGGCCAACGCTTTGTATTCATCAGCAGTCGTGTAGCTGGTATGCATTCGGGTGCCTATGGGGTCAGTAAGTTCCGTGCGGAGGAGTACATACGATCACATTGCCCCGACCATCTTATCCTCAGACCCAGTGAGGTATTCGGGGGAGGCAAAGAAGAAGGGATCGAATCATTGATCAGAACCGTTCTTCAAAAACGGCTGGTCGTATATCCAGGAGGAGTAGGGACTCCACTGTGCCCTATCCATGTCAAGGATCTAGTGGATAATATGGAAGAGATCATCCTTCAAGAAAGCCACCCAGATTATATGATGATACTAAGAGGACCCCAGTGTATGGGCTTTAAGGAGATCGTTCAGACCA